In one Micromonospora polyrhachis genomic region, the following are encoded:
- the eccB gene encoding type VII secretion protein EccB — protein MPSRQDQLHSYQFMVQRVVAALVMRETDPAQSPFRRAAGATLASVLIAAIVIGGLAVYGALAGGGSKSWRDAQAVIVEEESGARFVFVEGKLHPVLNYASALLIIKASAPKTVLVSRKSIEGVPRGMPLGIPGAPDSLPGPRRLTTTPWTICSLPGSSAATTPARSALLVGADAAGGTTLGDDALLGRHPDGSLHLIWHDRRHLIRDRDLVLPALTWASDQAVAVAPALLNALPVGADLARVAIPGQGDRSEKVPEAEVGEVFVVESQGGGRQYVVAKRDGLAAITEVQADLLLAAVNQDKPTPLAPGRFAGIPKLPTMVSTDPAAPPATQPRLLPVTDGAVCGRIPDDRGIAEIRVGARVPQLPEDGGTGARAPDGGALADHVVVPPGRGALVESAAAPGASGGAISVVTDLGRRHAVSAAEVLPMLGYGQTRPMRLPANLVTLVPAGKALDPEAARSPAVQE, from the coding sequence ATGCCGTCGCGGCAGGACCAACTGCATTCATACCAGTTCATGGTTCAGCGCGTGGTGGCCGCGCTGGTGATGCGAGAGACCGATCCGGCGCAGTCACCGTTCCGGCGGGCGGCGGGGGCGACCCTGGCCAGCGTGCTGATCGCGGCGATCGTGATCGGTGGCCTCGCCGTGTACGGCGCGCTCGCCGGGGGCGGTAGCAAGAGCTGGCGAGATGCGCAGGCGGTGATCGTCGAGGAGGAGTCGGGTGCCCGGTTCGTCTTCGTCGAGGGCAAGCTGCACCCGGTTCTCAACTACGCCTCGGCCCTGCTGATCATCAAGGCGTCGGCCCCGAAGACCGTGCTGGTGTCCCGTAAGTCGATCGAAGGCGTGCCTCGAGGAATGCCGCTGGGCATTCCCGGCGCCCCCGACTCGTTGCCGGGGCCACGCCGGCTCACCACCACTCCGTGGACGATCTGTTCGTTGCCGGGGTCCAGCGCTGCGACCACGCCGGCCCGGTCGGCGTTGCTGGTCGGCGCCGACGCGGCCGGTGGTACGACGTTGGGCGACGACGCCCTGCTCGGTCGGCATCCGGACGGCAGCCTGCATCTGATCTGGCACGACCGTCGGCACCTGATCCGCGATCGGGACCTGGTACTACCTGCCCTCACCTGGGCCAGCGATCAGGCGGTGGCGGTGGCGCCAGCCCTGCTCAACGCACTGCCGGTCGGGGCGGATCTGGCCCGGGTAGCGATCCCCGGACAGGGCGACCGGTCGGAGAAGGTGCCGGAGGCCGAAGTCGGCGAGGTTTTCGTGGTGGAGAGTCAGGGTGGCGGACGGCAGTACGTGGTAGCCAAACGCGATGGGCTGGCCGCCATTACCGAGGTGCAGGCCGACCTCCTGCTCGCTGCGGTCAACCAGGACAAACCAACGCCGCTTGCTCCGGGCCGCTTCGCCGGTATCCCGAAGCTGCCGACCATGGTCTCCACCGACCCGGCGGCTCCGCCAGCCACCCAACCCCGGCTGCTACCGGTGACCGATGGTGCGGTGTGCGGTCGGATTCCCGACGACCGGGGAATTGCGGAGATCCGGGTCGGGGCGCGCGTTCCGCAACTGCCCGAGGATGGGGGGACCGGGGCTCGGGCACCGGACGGTGGCGCACTGGCCGACCACGTCGTGGTGCCACCGGGCCGGGGAGCGCTGGTGGAGTCGGCCGCCGCGCCAGGCGCCAGCGGTGGCGCGATCTCCGTCGTCACCGACCTGGGGCGGCGGCACGCGGTGAGCGCGGCCGAGGTGTTGCCGATGCTGGGGTACGGGCAGACCCGGCCGATGCGCCTGCCGGCGAACCTGGTGACGCTGGTTCCGGCGGGGAAGGCACTCGACCCGGAGGCGGCCCGGTCACCGGCCGTCCAGGAGTGA
- the eccE gene encoding type VII secretion protein EccE, translating into MAVSTTEQPVQDSVRPARIAPAPLGSLPARRAPLGVRAGQIVAAQLSVALLLLAGGRGPLILLAAGLVAVVLVCVAWIRIRGRWLFEWSGTGLRFLTGRHSLAPAADPDALLDLIAPGTTMAAAELAGDSAAVLSDGYGLTAVLELGDAAELLADDPQVLPTPATLLPAPSGEAPPMRIQLLLAGAPAPVPGTGGGIPATSYRQLTDGRLLRHERALLAVRVLRVANWTDEELHRALSSAVRKVRRRLGPVQTRLLGESAALRVIAELAHHDAATPVQESWQSIQLGGLWQTTYRLHRWTDPQLESARRLVPRMLALPTMSTTVSLTAGPWPIGGTDVVPVDLTVRLAAASAADLTTTVQALRRLLTGERFGGQRLDGEHLAGFAATLPLGTAGLRPGVPTKALTLPPAALDSLELPYGMAGLMLGASRRGGAVIAQLFRAKTTDVVLVGGIRAAQLVVLRAMALGARIVVQTARPRSWEPFVRGSSASGEIAVIPPGRPVDGPPGTPLRPLLLVVDTGPVASGPQPGPGWQANLVVRDELTASDVDLVSRADLAILQPLRPAEAALAGPALGLGESSEWLTRIRADMVGVVNRRSLRWALLSVTPIESQLVGPPARD; encoded by the coding sequence GTGGCCGTGAGCACGACCGAACAGCCGGTCCAGGACAGCGTGCGGCCAGCACGGATCGCCCCAGCCCCGCTCGGCTCGTTACCGGCCCGACGCGCCCCGCTGGGTGTCCGAGCTGGACAGATCGTCGCCGCCCAGCTCTCGGTTGCCCTGCTCCTGCTCGCCGGGGGACGCGGTCCGCTCATCCTGCTCGCGGCCGGTCTCGTCGCCGTCGTTCTGGTCTGCGTCGCCTGGATCCGGATCCGTGGCCGGTGGTTGTTCGAATGGTCCGGCACCGGTCTCCGCTTCCTCACCGGCCGGCATTCGCTCGCGCCGGCCGCCGACCCCGACGCACTGCTCGACCTGATCGCCCCCGGTACGACCATGGCCGCCGCCGAGCTGGCCGGTGACTCGGCAGCGGTGCTCAGTGACGGCTACGGTTTGACTGCTGTCCTGGAACTCGGCGACGCCGCCGAGCTGCTCGCCGACGATCCGCAGGTCCTGCCCACACCGGCGACCCTGCTTCCGGCACCGAGTGGCGAGGCTCCGCCGATGCGCATCCAGTTGCTGCTCGCTGGCGCACCGGCACCCGTACCGGGAACCGGCGGTGGCATCCCGGCCACCTCCTACCGGCAACTGACCGACGGGCGGCTGTTACGCCACGAGCGGGCACTACTCGCCGTCCGGGTGCTGCGGGTCGCCAACTGGACCGACGAGGAACTACATCGCGCCCTCTCCAGCGCGGTCCGCAAGGTACGTCGACGGCTCGGCCCGGTGCAGACCCGCCTGCTCGGCGAGAGCGCGGCGTTACGCGTGATCGCCGAACTGGCCCACCACGACGCCGCCACACCGGTGCAGGAATCGTGGCAGTCGATTCAGCTCGGCGGGCTGTGGCAGACCACCTACCGGCTACACCGCTGGACCGATCCGCAGTTGGAGAGCGCCCGCCGGCTCGTGCCGCGAATGTTGGCTCTGCCGACCATGTCGACCACGGTGTCGCTCACCGCCGGTCCGTGGCCGATCGGCGGCACCGACGTCGTACCGGTGGATCTGACCGTACGGCTGGCCGCCGCGAGCGCGGCTGACCTCACCACCACGGTACAGGCACTCCGTCGTCTGCTGACCGGTGAACGGTTCGGCGGGCAACGGCTCGACGGCGAGCACCTCGCCGGGTTCGCCGCGACCCTACCGCTCGGCACGGCTGGCCTCCGTCCGGGCGTTCCGACCAAGGCCCTGACACTGCCGCCGGCCGCATTGGACAGTCTGGAGCTGCCGTACGGCATGGCGGGCCTGATGCTCGGCGCGAGTCGGCGTGGCGGCGCGGTGATCGCCCAGTTGTTCCGAGCTAAAACCACCGACGTGGTGTTGGTCGGGGGCATCCGCGCCGCACAACTCGTCGTCCTACGGGCGATGGCGCTGGGTGCCCGGATCGTGGTGCAGACGGCGCGGCCCCGCTCCTGGGAACCGTTCGTCCGGGGGTCCAGTGCGTCGGGTGAGATCGCCGTCATTCCACCCGGGCGGCCGGTCGACGGGCCGCCTGGCACTCCGCTGCGTCCGCTGCTGCTCGTGGTCGACACCGGGCCGGTCGCGTCCGGTCCGCAGCCAGGCCCGGGCTGGCAGGCCAACCTGGTCGTCCGGGACGAGTTGACCGCTTCCGACGTCGACCTGGTGTCCCGCGCTGACCTGGCGATCCTCCAACCACTCCGGCCCGCCGAGGCGGCGCTGGCCGGCCCCGCCCTCGGCCTCGGCGAGTCGTCGGAGTGGTTGACCCGGATCCGGGCCGACATGGTGGGGGTGGTGAATCGTCGCTCTCTTCGCTGGGCGTTGCTCTCGGTCACCCCGATCGAGTCGCAACTGGTCGGTCCGCCGGCCCGCGACTGA
- a CDS encoding phage holin family protein, translating to MDFLKGLLVRIGSTALAFWLATLIIPGITLGTESIGEAVLTLVLVAVIFGVVNAVLQPIIKVVGCGLYLLTLGLIALVVNGLLFLLTSWISGQVGLPFHVDGFWPDAVLGALFVGVVTWLLGLVMDRD from the coding sequence ATGGACTTCCTGAAAGGTCTTCTCGTCCGGATCGGCAGTACGGCGCTGGCCTTCTGGCTGGCCACGCTGATCATCCCCGGGATCACGCTGGGTACCGAGTCGATCGGCGAGGCCGTACTCACCCTCGTCCTGGTCGCGGTGATCTTCGGGGTGGTCAACGCCGTCCTCCAGCCGATCATCAAGGTCGTCGGCTGTGGTTTGTACCTGCTCACGCTGGGGCTCATCGCGCTCGTCGTCAACGGGCTGCTCTTCCTGCTCACGAGCTGGATCTCGGGCCAGGTCGGGCTGCCGTTCCACGTGGACGGATTCTGGCCGGACGCGGTGCTCGGCGCACTCTTCGTAGGCGTGGTGACCTGGCTGCTCGGCCTGGTCATGGACCGCGACTAG
- a CDS encoding GNAT family N-acetyltransferase, producing the protein MMAIRRDDGYELSTDPERLDIDRVHTWLSTDAYWALGRTRETTVRAIARSVVFGVYRPTDQAQVAFGRAVTDETTIAWLCDVYVDPAQRGRGLGSWLAATARDELIARGVRRIMLATVDAHEVYTRLGFTTPPRPDQLLELDLRG; encoded by the coding sequence ATGATGGCGATCAGGCGTGACGACGGTTACGAGCTGTCCACCGATCCCGAGCGCCTCGACATCGACCGGGTGCATACGTGGTTGTCAACCGACGCCTACTGGGCTCTCGGGCGGACCCGGGAGACCACCGTCCGGGCGATCGCCAGGTCCGTGGTGTTCGGTGTCTACCGCCCCACCGATCAGGCCCAGGTAGCCTTCGGTCGGGCGGTAACCGACGAGACGACCATCGCCTGGTTGTGTGACGTCTACGTGGACCCGGCCCAACGGGGACGCGGGCTGGGTAGCTGGCTGGCCGCCACGGCCAGGGACGAGCTGATCGCCCGGGGTGTACGCCGGATCATGCTTGCCACGGTCGACGCGCACGAGGTGTACACCCGGCTCGGCTTCACCACTCCGCCCCGACCGGACCAGTTGCTGGAACTGGATCTGCGGGGTTGA
- the rarD gene encoding EamA family transporter RarD, which yields MSEQRWGYLYGIGAYAIWGVFPIYFKLLQPAGPMEILAHRVVWSVLFVALVLAVLRNWRFLRRLFRQPRTLLGMICAAALIAINWGVYIYGVNSDRVVETALGYFINPLVVILLGVTVLHERLRVVQWAALGLGAAAVVVIAIDYGRLPYLALTLAVTFGGYGLIKKRLALPAAEGLFVESAVLALPAAGYLGWLLWHGQAAFGHVSPGHTALLVLAGAATAIPLMLFAGAANRIPLTGLGILQYIAPILQFGTGVLIFHEPMPPARLAGFALVWLALIVFTVDAVRHTRRQSRAALLAATPEPAAATSAR from the coding sequence ATGAGCGAGCAGCGCTGGGGGTACCTCTACGGGATTGGCGCGTACGCCATCTGGGGCGTCTTCCCGATCTATTTCAAGCTGCTCCAACCGGCCGGTCCGATGGAGATCCTGGCCCACCGGGTGGTCTGGTCAGTGCTGTTCGTCGCGCTCGTGCTCGCTGTGCTGCGCAACTGGAGGTTCCTGCGGCGGTTGTTCCGCCAGCCGCGCACCCTGCTCGGCATGATCTGCGCCGCCGCCCTGATCGCGATCAACTGGGGCGTCTACATCTACGGTGTCAACTCCGACCGGGTGGTGGAGACAGCCCTCGGCTACTTCATCAATCCGCTGGTGGTGATCCTGCTCGGGGTAACCGTGCTACACGAACGGCTCCGCGTCGTACAGTGGGCCGCGCTCGGCCTCGGCGCGGCGGCGGTGGTGGTGATCGCCATCGACTACGGGCGGTTGCCCTACCTGGCGCTGACCCTGGCCGTCACCTTTGGCGGGTACGGGCTGATCAAGAAGCGGCTCGCTCTGCCCGCCGCCGAGGGGCTCTTCGTCGAGTCGGCGGTACTGGCCCTGCCGGCGGCCGGCTACCTCGGTTGGCTGCTCTGGCACGGCCAGGCCGCATTCGGACACGTCTCGCCGGGGCACACCGCACTGTTGGTCCTCGCTGGCGCGGCCACCGCCATCCCGCTGATGCTCTTCGCCGGTGCGGCCAACCGAATTCCGCTGACCGGCCTGGGAATCCTTCAGTACATCGCACCGATCCTCCAGTTCGGTACCGGCGTACTGATCTTCCACGAGCCGATGCCGCCCGCCCGGCTTGCCGGCTTCGCCCTGGTCTGGCTGGCGCTGATCGTCTTCACGGTGGACGCCGTGCGGCACACCCGTCGGCAGTCCCGCGCGGCGCTGCTGGCCGCGACCCCGGAGCCCGCCGCCGCCACCAGTGCCCGATAA
- a CDS encoding anti-sigma factor family protein — MNCEHAYDDAAYVLGALAPAERAAYERHLAACPSCRTAVAEVAVLPGLLGRLDPAGLEQVTAPVDESRVPALLASAEQVRRRQRRTRWWWSAGAALIAACLALVVGLGLGGVPAREEPGIDFEVRMVTMQPVQGTVPVSAEIGLNGTNWGTEVTMECRYAKTRDYTKAYTFRLVAKGADGSTEQVGSWVAAPGEEVRFTGVTRFSRAELVRLELLRYDGTPLLAYDVT; from the coding sequence GTGAACTGCGAGCACGCCTACGACGACGCCGCCTACGTGCTGGGTGCCCTCGCCCCCGCCGAACGGGCCGCCTACGAGAGGCACCTGGCCGCCTGCCCATCGTGTCGAACGGCCGTCGCCGAGGTCGCCGTGCTGCCGGGGCTGCTCGGCCGGCTCGACCCGGCCGGGCTGGAACAGGTCACTGCCCCGGTCGACGAGTCCCGGGTGCCGGCGCTGCTGGCCTCCGCCGAACAGGTTCGCCGCCGCCAGCGTCGTACCAGGTGGTGGTGGTCGGCCGGCGCGGCGCTCATCGCCGCCTGTCTGGCCCTGGTCGTCGGTCTCGGTCTGGGTGGGGTGCCGGCACGCGAGGAGCCGGGCATCGACTTCGAGGTCCGGATGGTCACCATGCAGCCGGTGCAGGGGACGGTGCCGGTGAGCGCCGAGATCGGGCTCAACGGCACCAACTGGGGCACCGAGGTCACCATGGAGTGCCGCTACGCGAAGACCCGGGACTACACGAAGGCGTACACGTTCCGACTGGTGGCCAAGGGCGCCGACGGGTCGACGGAGCAGGTGGGGTCGTGGGTGGCCGCTCCCGGTGAGGAGGTCCGGTTCACCGGTGTGACCCGGTTCTCCCGCGCCGAGCTGGTCCGGCTGGAACTGCTCCGGTACGACGGCACCCCGCTGCTCGCCTACGACGTCACGTGA
- a CDS encoding sigma-70 family RNA polymerase sigma factor, translating into MLRALHDEHAEALYAHALRLVHGDRQRAEDLVQETLLRAWRHPGAMDPSRGSVRAWLFTTARNLAIDAWRRSAVRVGEVVTDQLPEPPQSVDEADRAVEAWMVAEALSRLSPAHREVLVECFYQGRSVGEAASRLGIPPGTVKSRMHYALRSLRLVLAEMGVTR; encoded by the coding sequence CTGCTACGCGCATTGCACGACGAGCACGCGGAGGCGCTCTACGCGCACGCGCTGCGCCTCGTGCATGGTGATCGGCAGCGGGCGGAGGACTTGGTGCAGGAGACGCTGCTGCGGGCCTGGCGGCACCCCGGGGCAATGGACCCGAGCCGCGGTTCGGTCCGAGCTTGGCTGTTCACCACCGCGCGTAACCTGGCTATCGACGCATGGCGGCGGAGCGCCGTACGGGTTGGTGAGGTTGTCACCGACCAACTGCCCGAACCGCCCCAGTCCGTCGACGAAGCCGACCGTGCGGTGGAGGCGTGGATGGTCGCGGAGGCACTGTCCCGACTTTCGCCCGCCCACCGTGAGGTGCTGGTGGAGTGCTTCTACCAGGGACGCTCGGTAGGTGAGGCGGCCAGCCGGCTCGGCATACCACCGGGAACGGTCAAGTCCCGGATGCACTACGCGTTGCGGTCCCTGCGATTGGTCCTGGCGGAGATGGGGGTGACCCGGTGA
- a CDS encoding IclR family transcriptional regulator, whose amino-acid sequence MRDPLAEPSDLIRSVSRALRVLEAVGRAPKGLTVKQIARRCELTVATTYHLVRTLAYEGYVIRREDGTYIVGLEVADRYRELVTAFRGPPSVGEALRRAASESGFSHYLGRFVGGQVAVTAVSEGPRSPYLEDLVPGFDEGAHATALGKALLATLTPEQRFRYLREFGMRPFTPATLVNTEAFEADLAAGDRRGMHLELGQFRQGVACAGVLVCPDKDMERRVVLACALPATEMMTTARLVRAKLLSTARSIADGLATEG is encoded by the coding sequence GTGCGCGACCCCTTGGCGGAACCTTCGGACCTGATCCGTAGCGTGTCGCGTGCGCTACGTGTCCTCGAAGCGGTTGGGCGGGCTCCGAAGGGCCTGACCGTAAAGCAGATAGCGCGACGGTGCGAGCTGACCGTGGCCACCACCTACCACCTGGTGCGCACGCTCGCGTACGAGGGCTACGTGATCCGTCGAGAGGACGGCACGTACATCGTGGGGCTGGAGGTCGCCGACCGGTATCGGGAGTTGGTGACCGCCTTCCGCGGCCCGCCATCGGTCGGCGAGGCGCTGCGCAGGGCGGCGTCCGAATCTGGCTTCAGCCACTACCTGGGCCGGTTCGTCGGCGGACAGGTGGCGGTGACCGCCGTGTCGGAAGGCCCCCGATCGCCCTACCTGGAAGACCTGGTGCCCGGATTCGACGAGGGAGCCCATGCCACCGCACTGGGCAAGGCGTTGCTCGCCACCCTCACCCCTGAGCAGCGGTTCCGTTACCTGCGGGAATTCGGCATGCGCCCGTTCACCCCGGCGACCCTGGTCAACACCGAGGCGTTCGAAGCCGACCTGGCGGCCGGCGACCGGCGGGGAATGCACCTCGAACTCGGACAGTTCCGGCAGGGGGTGGCCTGTGCCGGGGTGCTGGTCTGTCCGGACAAGGACATGGAACGCCGCGTCGTGCTCGCCTGCGCCCTGCCGGCCACCGAGATGATGACCACCGCCCGACTGGTCCGGGCCAAGCTGCTGAGCACCGCCCGATCCATCGCCGACGGGCTCGCGACGGAGGGCTAG
- a CDS encoding MFS transporter: protein MTDIPVAAAAPTHPVRAAAGATVTTIGCVLPVFLVGGLAVQMGEELRFSPAGLGLAVSVYFGVSALASVPSGALVERYGPRIVARAGLLLAATTLLAIAVLAHSFATLVVLLGLSAGANSLGQLASNAALARHVPPGRQGLSFGVKQAAIPVSTLLAGAAVPAIALTAGWRWAFVAAAGAALATLPAVPAGDRTTRRSEGTRGERATTALVVLGLAATLAAAAANALGTFVVDSAVGRGLSPGLAGLTLTFGSAVCVTARVLSGWLADRRAGGHVAVIAGMLVVGAAGLVLLARPGSTPLVVGVVLGFGLGWAWPGLMNFAVVQLHPQAPAAATAITQTGVYAGGCIGPLGLGAVAAYAGYPAMWLTASVAMLLAAGLMLAGSRMLRHAAVGSVQ, encoded by the coding sequence ATGACCGACATCCCGGTGGCCGCCGCTGCGCCCACCCATCCCGTACGCGCCGCAGCCGGTGCCACGGTCACCACCATCGGCTGCGTACTGCCGGTCTTCCTGGTCGGCGGACTCGCCGTCCAGATGGGCGAGGAGCTGCGCTTCTCCCCCGCCGGGCTCGGCCTGGCGGTCTCCGTCTACTTCGGCGTGAGCGCCCTCGCCTCGGTGCCCTCCGGCGCGCTCGTCGAGCGGTACGGCCCCCGGATCGTCGCCCGCGCCGGACTGCTCCTCGCCGCCACCACCCTGCTGGCCATCGCCGTACTCGCCCACTCCTTCGCGACCCTGGTCGTCCTGCTGGGGCTCAGCGCGGGAGCCAACTCGCTCGGTCAACTCGCCAGCAACGCCGCCCTGGCCCGACACGTCCCGCCCGGACGGCAGGGCCTCTCCTTCGGCGTCAAGCAGGCCGCCATCCCCGTCTCCACCCTGCTGGCCGGTGCCGCCGTACCGGCGATCGCCCTCACCGCCGGCTGGCGGTGGGCCTTCGTCGCGGCGGCCGGTGCGGCACTGGCCACGCTGCCGGCCGTACCCGCCGGTGACCGGACGACACGTCGGAGCGAGGGCACGCGTGGCGAGCGCGCCACCACGGCGCTGGTGGTCCTGGGCCTGGCCGCTACCCTGGCCGCAGCCGCCGCCAACGCCCTGGGCACCTTCGTGGTCGACTCGGCGGTCGGGCGGGGACTCTCCCCCGGGCTGGCCGGGCTCACCCTCACCTTCGGCAGCGCGGTCTGCGTCACCGCCCGGGTCCTCTCCGGCTGGTTGGCCGACCGGCGGGCCGGCGGGCACGTCGCCGTCATCGCCGGCATGCTCGTGGTGGGTGCGGCCGGGCTCGTCCTGCTCGCCCGGCCCGGCTCGACCCCACTGGTGGTCGGCGTGGTCCTCGGCTTCGGCCTGGGCTGGGCCTGGCCCGGCCTGATGAACTTCGCCGTGGTCCAACTCCACCCGCAGGCACCGGCCGCCGCCACCGCCATCACCCAGACCGGGGTGTACGCGGGCGGCTGCATCGGTCCGCTCGGCCTCGGTGCGGTCGCCGCGTACGCCGGTTATCCGGCGATGTGGCTGACCGCCTCGGTCGCCATGCTGCTCGCCGCCGGCCTCATGCTCGCCGGCAGCCGGATGCTCCGCCACGCCGCGGTCGGCAGCGTTCAGTAG
- a CDS encoding DUF1963 domain-containing protein, whose protein sequence is MDRKTVLRTFEDACVAHFGEAGGPQIAHLARPGFEIEAAADDASATGRCALGGPALLEPGTPWPEADGHPLSLLAVLDVDAFAPWLGEHLPRRVGLLNFFIVQPAPGQPYPEVDFDDPAWLRVVPADPAQVVQVPAPTGTVSFEREPLRAEPVLTMPDEWSPLVHAIDLGLDPPSSAAQVAEFYDACPLVRNPAGDAAFGWPVGELGAIHRWKDGHVHLLKLMDGQSGWPTLYFMIPEDAFRSGDFGQALVTQETY, encoded by the coding sequence ATGGACCGGAAAACTGTGCTGCGGACGTTCGAAGATGCGTGCGTCGCGCATTTTGGTGAGGCTGGGGGGCCGCAGATAGCGCACCTGGCGCGGCCCGGCTTCGAGATCGAGGCAGCTGCCGATGACGCGTCGGCGACCGGGCGGTGCGCGCTGGGCGGGCCGGCGCTGCTGGAGCCGGGTACGCCATGGCCGGAGGCCGACGGCCACCCGCTGAGTCTGCTGGCCGTACTCGACGTCGACGCGTTCGCGCCCTGGCTCGGTGAGCATCTGCCCCGCCGGGTCGGGTTGCTCAACTTCTTCATCGTGCAACCGGCACCGGGGCAGCCGTACCCGGAGGTCGACTTCGACGATCCGGCGTGGCTCCGGGTGGTGCCGGCCGATCCGGCGCAGGTGGTGCAGGTGCCGGCCCCGACCGGGACGGTGTCCTTCGAACGGGAGCCACTACGGGCCGAGCCGGTGCTGACGATGCCGGACGAGTGGAGCCCGTTGGTGCACGCTATCGACCTCGGCCTGGACCCGCCGAGCAGCGCCGCCCAGGTGGCCGAGTTCTACGACGCCTGCCCGCTGGTGCGGAACCCGGCCGGGGACGCGGCATTCGGGTGGCCGGTCGGGGAACTCGGGGCGATCCACCGGTGGAAGGACGGCCATGTCCATCTACTCAAGCTGATGGACGGACAGTCCGGGTGGCCGACGCTCTACTTCATGATCCCGGAGGACGCGTTCCGCTCCGGGGACTTCGGCCAGGCGCTCGTGACCCAGGAGACCTACTGA
- a CDS encoding DUF6915 family protein — protein sequence MYHHTAGIYLCQRIFGDTLRIGRKQIPVRLIAERHVLEDLGWLPSPAGWIARPGKAQLVLRLNLSGRR from the coding sequence ATATACCACCACACCGCTGGTATCTATCTCTGCCAGCGCATCTTCGGTGACACCCTGCGGATCGGCCGCAAACAGATCCCGGTACGGCTCATCGCCGAGCGGCACGTCCTGGAAGATCTCGGTTGGTTGCCCAGCCCGGCCGGGTGGATCGCCCGGCCCGGTAAGGCCCAGTTGGTGCTGCGGCTCAACTTGTCCGGTCGGCGATGA
- a CDS encoding polyprenyl synthetase family protein, with protein MVGHVVRPADGLTSIGLDFVDAQVEASVLGVLATVETELRASVASADPLVTEAARHLVEAGGKRFRPLLVALGAQFGDPTAAQVVPAAVVMELTHLATLYHDDVMDEAPVRRGAPSANSRWTNSVAILVGDYLFARAADLAADLGTEAVRLQARTFARLVHGQIAETVGPRAGADPVAHYLHVIGEKTGSLIATSARFGGMFGNASPEHIAALTGYGETIGVAFQLSDDLLDIASESTQSGKTPGTDLREGVPTLPVLYALASDDSDAASVRLRDILSAGPVTEDDLHAEALGLLRESPALKRARETVRSYAEEARQQLSPLPDTAPRRAMESLCDFIADRTS; from the coding sequence ATGGTTGGACACGTGGTGAGACCGGCTGACGGCCTGACGAGTATCGGGCTCGACTTCGTCGACGCGCAGGTGGAGGCGTCGGTGCTCGGCGTGCTCGCGACGGTCGAGACGGAGTTGCGGGCCAGTGTGGCGAGCGCGGATCCGTTGGTCACCGAGGCGGCCCGGCACCTGGTCGAGGCTGGTGGCAAGCGGTTCCGGCCGCTGCTGGTGGCCCTCGGGGCCCAGTTCGGCGATCCGACGGCGGCGCAGGTGGTGCCGGCCGCCGTCGTGATGGAGCTGACCCACCTTGCCACGCTCTACCACGACGACGTCATGGACGAGGCACCGGTGCGGCGGGGGGCACCGAGCGCCAACTCGCGGTGGACCAACTCGGTGGCGATCCTGGTCGGCGACTACCTGTTCGCCCGTGCGGCGGACCTCGCGGCCGACCTCGGCACCGAGGCGGTCCGGCTGCAGGCGCGTACCTTCGCCCGCCTCGTGCACGGCCAGATCGCCGAGACCGTAGGTCCCCGGGCCGGTGCCGACCCGGTCGCCCACTACCTGCATGTCATCGGTGAGAAGACTGGTTCGCTGATCGCCACCTCCGCCCGGTTCGGTGGCATGTTCGGCAACGCGTCTCCCGAGCACATCGCGGCGCTCACCGGTTACGGCGAGACGATCGGTGTCGCGTTCCAACTCTCCGACGACCTGCTCGACATCGCTTCCGAGTCGACGCAGTCGGGCAAGACACCCGGCACCGACCTGCGCGAGGGGGTGCCCACCCTGCCGGTGCTCTACGCACTCGCCTCGGACGACTCCGACGCGGCGTCGGTCCGGCTGCGGGACATCCTCTCCGCCGGCCCGGTGACCGAGGATGATCTGCACGCCGAGGCGCTCGGCCTGCTGCGCGAGTCACCGGCCCTCAAGCGGGCGCGGGAGACCGTACGCAGCTATGCCGAGGAGGCTCGGCAACAGCTCTCGCCGCTGCCGGACACCGCGCCGCGCCGGGCGATGGAGTCGCTCTGCGACTTCATCGCCGACCGGACAAGTTGA